A genomic region of Metopolophium dirhodum isolate CAU chromosome 1, ASM1992520v1, whole genome shotgun sequence contains the following coding sequences:
- the LOC132932539 gene encoding LOW QUALITY PROTEIN: uncharacterized protein LOC132932539 (The sequence of the model RefSeq protein was modified relative to this genomic sequence to represent the inferred CDS: substituted 2 bases at 2 genomic stop codons), which translates to MAGSIENMAAIYKKNYMYVPPTPPAELIDCNNFILDFPDHKFLNVGLDSKDNFNIVIHITTPSRYVKITPDFLKRTFSTMGNILSFILDPPQKCRKQIFLEDEFTVISYMVYKGENVLVIESKKKEGCRVLLDRKNLLKLQYLEESIFETVIGKTNIIRPVVLNQFAMIGNYIDRXFTXVEKPPKTNGEMMIFIKNLRNERITTNSDLNFVSQLKMFVTSQLAEQWAQRWNGEMSPELFAESEMRLISPPRYSSMSPMFVDEERGIDEFLTQATWAPARKTKPLPFDDPGSLPTTIIDTLPASFDSDNFAQPPPWYTAPQYIESSPPSPAVDENDGPTSFNLSPSSPPALLGFTGQKLAE; encoded by the exons atggCTGGTTCGATTGAAAACATGGCAGCAATTTATAAGAAGAATTATATGTACGTTCCTCCGACACCGCCTGCAGAGCTCATCGACTGTAACAATTTCATACTAGACTTCCCCgatcataagtttttaaatgttgGACTTGATTCGAAAGACAActtcaatattgttattcatataACAACACCGTCGCGCTATGTCAAAATAACACCGGATTTTCTAAAACGTACATTCTCGACGATGGGGAATATACTGTCATTCATATTAGATCCTCCacaaaaatgtagaaaacagATTTTTCTGGAGGATGAATTTACCGTCATATCATACATGGTGTATAAAGGAGAAAATGTGCTAGTCATAGAGTCTAAGAAAAAGGAAGGATGTCGTGTATTGCTCGATAGaaaaaatttgttgaaattACAATATCTAGAGGAGAGTATTTTTGAAACGGTCATAGGAAAAACCAATATCATACGACCAGttgttttaaatcaatttgCGATGATCGGTAATTATATTGATCGATAATTCACTTAAGTTGAAAAACCGCCAAAAACAAACGGTGAAatgatgatttttattaaaaacctcCGGAATGAACGAATCACGACGAATTCCGACTTAAACTTTGTTAGCCagttgaaaatgtttgtaacaaGTCAATTAGCTGAACAATGGGCGCAACGATGGAATGGAGAAATGTcaccag agttattcgcCGAATCTGAAATGAGGCTCATTTCACCCCCGAGATATTCGAGTATGTCTCCAAT gtttgTTGACGAGGAACGTGGTATCGATGAATTTTTAACACAGGCGACATGGGCACCAGCTCGGAAAACAAAACCATTG ccTTTTGATGATCCTGGCAGTCTACCGACGACGATCATAGACACTCTTCCCGCATCGTTTGATTCAGACAATTTTGCACAGCCCCCTCCGTGGTATACAGCGCCTCAATATATTGAATCTTCACCACCAAGTCCTGCAGTTGATGAGAATGACGGTCCAACGTCTTTCAACCTCTCACCATCATCCCCTCCAGCTCTTCTAGGATTCACGGGTCAAAAGTTGGCAGAATAA